Proteins from a genomic interval of Verrucomicrobiota bacterium:
- a CDS encoding DUF1501 domain-containing protein, whose protein sequence is MSHTPGFHGPPCGRVPRRVFLSDLGMGFTGLALGAMLARDGLAGAAAPSPAAAPQGRPLFAPKAKSVLWIFLSGGYSHVETFDPKPELTKHAGKTFDKLPFENPINSPKHHTRFRSVPAQEVNVRDVYPIIYPMQVGFAQHGQCGVAMTDWWPNLSTCADDLCFVRNMWTTDNDHFAENQFHTGRHRLDEQQPSLGAWIHYGLGSMNENLPKFVVLGGPTNSTTRWSIDSLYLGPQHAGVPFALDPKNPLPFGQRTAGQTEAQQRDEFELIGRLNRLAAVEYPADDALRARIKAYELAFRMQASVPEALDFKSESDATTKRYGLDHDATKASGQRLLTARRLIERGVRFVQVYPSAYGTWDSHQKLKENHAKMCASVDKPVAGLLKDMKARGLLDETLVVFCTEFGRTPGLEQRGGGKDGRDHHPHGFTIWFAGAGVKRGITHGETDELGYHALGEGHYVTDIHATVCHLLGLDLRRLEVPGRKRLEIDHGSVIRDILA, encoded by the coding sequence ATGAGCCACACACCTGGTTTCCACGGCCCGCCGTGCGGACGCGTTCCCCGGCGCGTGTTCCTGTCCGACCTCGGGATGGGTTTCACCGGGCTTGCGCTCGGCGCGATGCTCGCGCGCGATGGCCTTGCGGGGGCAGCGGCTCCATCCCCCGCCGCCGCGCCGCAGGGCCGGCCGCTCTTCGCGCCGAAGGCGAAGTCCGTGCTCTGGATTTTCCTCAGCGGCGGATACAGCCACGTGGAGACGTTCGACCCCAAGCCCGAGCTTACGAAACACGCGGGCAAGACGTTCGACAAGCTGCCCTTCGAGAATCCCATCAACTCGCCGAAGCATCACACGCGCTTCCGCTCCGTGCCCGCGCAGGAGGTCAACGTGCGCGACGTGTATCCGATCATCTACCCGATGCAGGTCGGCTTTGCGCAGCACGGCCAGTGCGGCGTGGCGATGACCGACTGGTGGCCGAACCTCTCGACGTGCGCGGACGACCTCTGCTTCGTGCGCAACATGTGGACGACGGACAACGATCACTTCGCCGAGAACCAGTTCCACACCGGCCGGCACCGGCTCGACGAACAACAGCCAAGCCTCGGCGCGTGGATTCACTACGGACTCGGCTCGATGAACGAAAACCTGCCGAAGTTCGTCGTGCTCGGCGGCCCGACCAATTCCACGACGCGCTGGAGCATCGATTCCCTGTATCTCGGCCCGCAGCACGCGGGCGTGCCGTTCGCGCTCGACCCGAAGAACCCGCTGCCCTTCGGCCAGCGCACAGCGGGGCAGACGGAGGCGCAGCAGCGCGACGAGTTCGAACTCATCGGCCGGCTCAACCGCCTTGCGGCCGTCGAGTATCCGGCCGACGACGCGTTGCGGGCACGCATCAAGGCCTACGAACTCGCGTTCCGCATGCAGGCGTCCGTGCCCGAGGCGCTCGACTTCAAGTCCGAGAGCGACGCGACCACGAAGCGCTACGGGCTCGACCACGACGCGACGAAGGCTTCGGGCCAGCGCCTGCTCACCGCGCGCCGGCTCATCGAGCGCGGCGTGCGCTTCGTGCAGGTGTATCCGAGCGCCTACGGCACGTGGGACTCGCACCAGAAGCTGAAGGAGAACCACGCCAAGATGTGCGCGAGCGTGGACAAACCCGTGGCCGGCCTGTTGAAGGACATGAAGGCGCGGGGCCTGCTCGACGAAACGCTCGTGGTCTTCTGCACCGAGTTCGGCCGAACGCCGGGGCTTGAGCAACGCGGCGGCGGCAAGGACGGCCGCGACCATCATCCGCACGGGTTCACGATCTGGTTCGCGGGCGCGGGAGTGAAACGCGGCATCACGCACGGCGAAACGGATGAACTCGGATACCACGCGCTCGGCGAAGGCCATTACGTCACCGACATTCACGCGACCGTATGCCACCTGCTCGGCCTGGACCTCCGCCGCCTTGAAGTGCCCGGCCGCAAGCGGCTCGAGATCGACCACGGCAGCGTCATCCGCGACATCCTCGCGTGA